From the Lathyrus oleraceus cultivar Zhongwan6 chromosome 3, CAAS_Psat_ZW6_1.0, whole genome shotgun sequence genome, the window GACTACATGGATCTGTTTGCATGGTATTACCAAGACATGCTAGGGATCGATATTGATATCGTGGTCCAACATCTACCCCTTAAAGAGGATTGCGCTCCCGTGAAGAAAAAGATAAGAAGGACTCGTCCCGACATGGCTATGAATATCAAGGAGGAAGTGCAAAAACAACTCAACCCAGGTTTTCTAGCAGTTTCCAATTACCCTCAATGGATTTCCAATATTGTGTATGTACCCCAAAAGGAAGGAAAGGTATTCATGTGTGTAGATTACAAAGACTTGAATAGAGCAAGTCCCAAAGAAGACTTCCCACTACCCCACATTGATGTGCTAGTGGAAAACATCGCTCAATTCTCTATTTTCTCCTTCATGGTGGCTTCTCTAGTTACAACCAAATCAGGATGGCTCCAGAGGACATGGATAATACCACTTTCATAATCCCATTGGGTACTTTCTACCATAAGGTCATGCCCTTCGGattaaagaatgctggtgcaacataccaatGGGCCATGGTCACactctttcatgatatgattcatagagagattgaggtctacgttgatgatatgatcacCAAATCCCAAACCGAAAAGGAGAGTCTTATCAATCTGGAGAAAATATTTGAACGGCtaaggaaattcaagttgaggcttaatcccaaCAAATGCGCGTTTGGAGTAAGGTATGGCAAGCTGCTAGGTTTTATCGTCAGCCAATGTGGCATTGAGGTGGACCTTGAAAAGGTAAAGGCCATATAAGTTATGCTTGTATCAAAAATTGAGAAGGAAGTATGAGGATTtctaggtagattgaactacataGCTAGATTCATATCTCACCTTATGGCCACTTGTGAGCCCATCTTCAAACTGCTTCAAAAGGATCAAGCCATCATTTGGAACAACGACTGCCAAAATGCTTTCTagaagataaaggagtatttgcaAGAACCTCATACTTTGATGACTCTTATGCTTGGAAGACATTTAATCATGTATCTTACCATTCTTGAAGGATCCATGGGATGTGTCCCCGGCCAACAAGACGAGAAtggtaggaaagaacatgccatatactacttaagcaagaagtttaCCGATTACGAGAGTAAAtattcgatgcttgaaaagacttgttgtaCACATGCTTTGGCTGCCAAACACCTAATACAAAATATGCTCACCCATACAACACTATTAACGTATAAGATGGACCCAATCAAGcacatcttcgagaagcctgctctaaccgGTAGAGTAGCCCATTGGTAAATGGATTGGTACGACatccaacatgtcactcaaaaggcTATCAAAGGGAGTGTTTTGTTCGACTATCTTGCACATCAACCATTGGAGGACTACCAGTCTATGCACTTTGAGTTCCCGAACGTGGACATCATGCTGATAAGAGACTACAACATGCCCGACCCCGAGGAAATACCAGAACCTGGATCTCGGTGGAGTCTTGTATTTGATGGAGGTTCTAACACTTACGACAATGGTATCAGGGAAATCATCACCTTCCCAACTGGTTTTCATTTACCTGTCACTGCAAGGTTGTGTTTCAAatgtaccaacaatatggcagaatatgaggcttgtatcttCGGTATTGAAGCTGCgattgatcttaggatcaaaattctAGAAGTCTATGGAGATTTAGCCTTGGTCATTAACCAAGTTAAAGGAGAGCGGGAAGCTCGAGATTACAAGCTCATCCCTTACAAAGAAAATGTCTTGAAGCTAATCCCATGCTTTGACGAGATTGCGTTCAACCATATCCCCATAGAGGAAAATCAGCTGGTCGATTCCCTGGCCACTTTAtcatccatgtttaaggtcaaaTGGAAAAATGAAGCACCGAATTTTCACCTTGACTACTTGGACGAGCATGCCTACAGTTTGGCAGCCGAAGACAAAGTTGATGGTCATCCTTGGTTTTACGACATCATGAAGTTCTTTGAAATCCA encodes:
- the LOC127131634 gene encoding uncharacterized protein LOC127131634, with amino-acid sequence MDWYDIQHVTQKAIKGSVLFDYLAHQPLEDYQSMHFEFPNVDIMLIRDYNMPDPEEIPEPGSRWSLVFDGGSNTYDNGIREIITFPTGFHLPVTARLCFKCTNNMAEYEACIFGIEAAIDLRIKILEVYGDLALVINQVKGEREARDYKLIPYKENVLKLIPCFDEIAFNHIPIEENQLVDSLATLSSMFKVKWKNEAPNFHLDYLDEHAYSLAAEDKVDGHPWFYDIMKFFEIQEYPENASITYKKCLRKLSSKFFLSGWVFYKRNYDSVFLRCVNKQEANKIIMEIHEGSFGTHAGGHT